In one Meles meles chromosome 17, mMelMel3.1 paternal haplotype, whole genome shotgun sequence genomic region, the following are encoded:
- the ACKR1 gene encoding atypical chemokine receptor 1, protein MGNCLQHQVANEDSTKLTFEDDIWDEFNDSYDLDYNYSNVDAAAPCRSCSLLDDASLPFFILTSVLSILAGGAVLFAFLRPLFHWRVCPERPFLVQLAVGSTLFSIAVPFLAPGLKGLQGTPLCHLAHMVWYGSAFAQALLIGCHACLGPKMGTGQVPNLTLRLGVGLWGMAVLLGLPVTLASDTSHGFCSRTFSKSHWFLPLSHAVACFALFTLLPLGLLGAKALTKVLGRWQCPWTNVLWAWFVFWWPHGVAVGLDFLVRSKALILWTCLAQQALDLLQHLAEALAILHCVATPLLLALSYHQTARAAPPPLPLPLRRPSHLDTQGGKS, encoded by the exons ATGGGGAACTGTCTGCAGCACCAG GTGGCGAATGAGGACTCTACTAAGTTGACCTTCGAAGACGATATTTGGGATGAATTTAACGATTCCTATGACCTGGACTATAACTACAGCAACGTGGACGCCGCTGCCCCCTGCCGCTCCTGCAGTCTGCTGGACGACGCCTCCTTGCCCTTCTTCATCCTCACCAGCGTCCTGAGCATCCTGGCCGGGGGAGCTGTCCTCTTCGCCTTCCTCAGACCCCTCTTCCACTGGCGGGTGTGCCCCGAACGGCCTTTCCTAGTACAGCTGGCCGTGGGCAGCACTCTCTTCAGCATTGCGGTGCCCTTCCTGGCCCCGGGGCTCAAAGGGCTCCAGGGCACCCCTCTGTGCCACCTGGCCCACATGGTCTGGTATGGCTCAGCCTTTGCCCAGGCTCTGCTGATAGGGTGCCACGCCTGCCTGGGCCCCAAAATGGGCACAGGTCAGGTCCCCAACCTCACCCTGAGGCTTGGTGTGGGACTCTGGGGAATGGCTGTCCTGCTGGGGCTGCCAGTCACCCTGGCCAGTGACACTTCCCATGGATTCTGCTCCCGGACATTCAGCAAGAGCCACTGGTTTCTGCCGCTGTCGCACGCCGTCGCCTGCTTCGCCCTCTTCACCTTGCTGCCTCTGGGTTTGCTAGGAGCCAAGGCGCTGACGAAAGTACTGGGCAGGTGGCAGTGTCCCTGGACCAATGTCCTGTGGGCCTGGTTTGTGTTCTGGTGGCCTCATGGGGTAGCTGTGGGCTTGGACTTCCTCGTGAGGTCCAAGGCCTTGATCCTGTGGACATGTCTGGCCCAGCAGGCTCTGGACTTGCTACAGCACCTGGCGGAGGCCCTGGCCATTCTGCACTGTGTGGCCACACCCCTGCTCCTGGCCCTGTCCTACCACCAGACCGCacgcgccgccccgccccccctgcccctgcctctgagaCGGCCTTCTCATCTGGACACCCAGGGAGGCAAGTCCTAG